The genomic interval GCCAGTCTTAAAAACGATCCTCTCGTTATCGCGGAAAAAGTCAGTTATCTTCTTTTCAGGATATATCCCCAATCTACTCACAAGAATGGCTCCCTCTATGACCAAGAAGCGTGCCCTATTGAACATACATGGAGCTCTCCTCACTCTCTCGAGGAGGACCTTAGCTTTAAAGTTAGCCCTGTTTTTCCCCTCCAATATGGAGCAAACCTTTACCTCCATATACATATAGGCGTCCTTTAAAACCCAACCATCAACAACCTCAGCGCTATCCCAAGGAAATACAGGATCTGAGATCACGGACTTCGCGATAATTTCAACGTTATCAACGAAGTTAACGACCGCTTCGCCTGTTACCTTTAAAAACTCATAAGTATCCGATGTCTTGAAAGGAGAGATAAGCAGATATCTATCTTCCAAAAACCTTATTCCCATGGGGGCTATGTTGAATTCGCTTTCCCATTTGGTCGTTAGAACTATTTCATAAATCAAGGCAG from Synergistota bacterium carries:
- a CDS encoding DUF447 family protein, with protein sequence MIYEIVLTTKWESEFNIAPMGIRFLEDRYLLISPFKTSDTYEFLKVTGEAVVNFVDNVEIIAKSVISDPVFPWDSAEVVDGWVLKDAYMYMEVKVCSILEGKNRANFKAKVLLERVRRAPCMFNRARFLVIEGAILVSRLGIYPEKKITDFFRDNERIVFKTGGDKEKRAWVYLRDFLRSEGLL